One segment of Cryptococcus neoformans var. grubii H99 chromosome 2, complete sequence DNA contains the following:
- a CDS encoding methionine-R-sulfoxide reductase yields MPFISPALFRSTIHTARTRFPTSSATTAARSISFSLPFALFSSSASANMSQPPKVQKSDDEWRAILSPEQFRVLRQKGTERPGSHPYDHSNDNGVYHCAGCDAPLYTSKTKFQSGCGWPAFYDTIPGAVNRHEDSTLGMTRTEITCANCGGHLGHVFKGEGFPNPVDERHCVNGISLNFKDE; encoded by the exons ATGCCTTTCATCTCACCAGCACTCTTTCGCTCAACAATCCACACAGCCCGTACTCGCTTTCCCACCTCTTCAGCCACAACCGCAGCTCGTTCGATAAGCTTTAGTCTTCCATTCGCACTTTTCAGTTCATCCGCCTCCGCCAACATGTCTCAACCTCCTAAGGTCCAGAAATCTGACGACGAGTGGCGTGCAATCCTTAGTCCAGAGCAA TTCCGAGTCCTGAGACAGAAGGGAACTGAGAGGCCGGGCTCTCACCCTTATGACCACTCCAACGACAACGGTGTTTATC ACTGTGCCGGATGCGATGCTCCCTTGTATACATCGAAGACCAAGTT CCAATCTGGATGTGGATGGCCTGCCTTTTATGACACCATCCCAGGTGCCGTTAACCGCCACGAAGATAGCACACTTGGGATGACTCGCACGGAGATTACATGTGCCAACTG TGGCGGTCATTTAGGTCACGTTTTCAAGGGGGAAGGTTTCCCTAACCCAGTTGACGAACG ACACTGTGTCAACGGAATTTCCCTCAACTTCAAGGATGAATAG
- a CDS encoding large subunit ribosomal protein L24, producing the protein MASSLGLASDRRKSRKAHFSASSGLKRKLMSSPLSKELRKEHNARSIPIRKDDEVLIVRGKYKGREGKVTQVYRKKWVIHVDRVHIEKSNAATSPVGIHPSNVVITSLKLDKDRRAILERKGSKKSGDVEMTE; encoded by the exons ATGGCGTCTTCTTTGG GCCTCGCTTCTGACCGCCGCAAGTCGCGCAAGGCGCActtctctgcctcttccgGCCTCAAGAGGAAGCTCATGTCTTCCCCCTTGTCCAAGGAGCTCCGAAAGGAGCACAAC GCCCGATCCATCCCCATCAGGAAGGACGACGAGGTTTTGATTGTCCGAGGAAAGTACAAGGGCCGAGAGGGCAAGGTCACCCAG GTCTacaggaagaagtgggTCATCCACGTCGACCGAGTCCACATTGAGAAGAGCAACGCTGCTACTTCCCCTGTTGGCATCCACCCCTCCAACGTTGTCATCACCTCCCTCAAG CTCGACAAGGACCGACGAGCCATCCTCGAGCGCAAGGGCAGCAAGAAGTCTGGTGACGTCGAGATGACCGAGTAG
- a CDS encoding sugar transporter: MVNSAPSITVGAVSAMLTDPINYYIGRRGTIFVTGLFCVFPVLCQAFTRNWWELFICRILLGVGMGMKITTIPIMTAETAPASIRGALVMSFQLWVAFGIFFGFCSNLMFYQIGRIAWRVQLAAAFVPAVPLLFLIWFVPESPRWLMKKMRYPQAFASFCRLRKSEIQAARDMFYAHCQLEEEREAFKGTTYFSRFKDLFVQPRLRRANLASWVVMISQQLCGINIMSFYSSTIFAEAGYDTRQCLLASFGFGLVNTVFAFPAIWTIDTFGRRNLLLTTFPCMALMLFWAGSMFFMEESNSVRVPILALAIYLFTAFYSPGMGPVPFVYAAEAQPLTHREIGMSWAVQQNNMWAAVLGLTFPSMLVAMKPWGAFYFYAGTNLLAWILIFFFTPETAQRTLEELDYVFAVPVPVFAKYQATKWLPWVIKRYIFFRKGARLEPLYKLEGVATEGTMVERFH; this comes from the exons ATGGTTAACTCTGCCCCCTCTATCACCGTCGGTGCTGTATCTGCCATGCTCACTGACCCAATCAACTACTACATCGGCCGTCGTGGTACTATTTTTGTGACCGGTCTCTTTTGTGTCTTCCCCGTACTCTGCCAAGCATTCACGAGGAACTGGTGGGAGTTGTTCATCTGTAGAATTCTCCTTGGTGTGGGCATGGGTATGAAGATTACCACAATCCCGATCATGACGGCAGAAAC TGCTCCCGCGTCCATCAGAGGTGCTTTGGTTATGTCTTTCCAGCTCTGGGTTGCCTTTGGTATCTTTTTTGGTTTCTGCTCCAACCTAATGTTCTACCAAATCGGTCGTATTGCTTGGCGAGTCCAGTTAGCTGCTGCCTTCGTTCCCGCGGTgccccttctttttctga TCTGGTTTGTACCGGAGTCTCCTCGAtggttgatgaagaagatgaggtaCCCGCAAGCTTTTGCGTCTTTCTGCAGGCTTAGGAAATCTGAGATCCAAGCGGCTCGGGACATG TTCTATGCCCACTGTcaacttgaagaagagcgtgAGGCCTTCAAAGGTACCACATACTTTTCCCGCTTCAAGGACTTATTTGTCCAGCCCCGTTTGAGGAGGGCAAACTTGGCTAGTTGGGTTGTGATGATTTCACAACAACTCTGTGGAATCAACATCATGT CCTTCTATTCGTCCACCATCTTCGCAGAGGCTGGTTATGACACTCGTCAATGTCTGCTCGCATCTTTCGGTTTCGGACTGGTCAATACTGTCTTCGCTTTCCCTGCTATTTGGACAATCGACACTTTTGGTCGACGtaaccttcttctcaccaccttcccctGTATGGCTCTTATGCTTTTCTGGGCTGGATCTATGTTCTTCATGGAAGAATCTAACTCTGTTCGTGTACCCATCCTCGCTCTAGCGATCTATCTTTTCACCGCTTTCTACTCCCCCGGTATGGGTCCCGTGCCATTTGTCTACGCTGCTGAAGCTCAGCCTCTCACGCATCGAGAAATCGGTATGAGTTGGGCTGTGCAACAGAACAACATGTGGGCAGCGGTCCTTGGTTTGACATTCCCGAGTATGTTAGTGGCGATGAAGCCTTGGGGAGCATTCTACTTTTACGCGGGCACGAACCTTCTCGCTTGGATCctaatcttcttctttacccCCGAGACTGC TCAGCGAACTCTCGAGGAACTTGACTACGTCTTTGCGGTTCCTGTCCCAGTCTTTGCAAAGTACCAAGCGACAAAGTGGCTCCCATGGGTTATTAAGCgatacatcttcttccgcaAAGGAGCTCGCCTTGAACCCCTGTACAAGCTTGAAGGTGTTGCGACTGAGGGGACAATGGTGGAAAGGTTCCATTAG
- a CDS encoding translation initiation factor, with translation MGPPAMSPTPPEFESSDAYLALLARLARTEAQVSALSAQVATLSDLVRSAIPARTTSTLPAPSPPKRPLFSPFDSDPPLTAASAFSAQPSSHRSATPKTPAGALPAQQADPSISALTQQITALSTSVAQLQRLQHTQTQQQSLTRQPSSSIAPPLHPQQPQQQQQQQQQQPAQQLGSSSLGGDRHPGPLSIGVPRLPSGGIDSFLGNNGPLTMPNSQPGGASGANASSMPFGRAPSPNPNRPGMNRSFSSSVVQADGRGAHGHGHGHSHNGSHGHAHLSPGHLSLGAHGHQHQLGHGHGLHSHGPSALGRDWPSPGGQQQVQSGQKDGLTTPGGAAAPGGGIVVSKWEHLNLKVDLLRSISKYGIGPPNKIQTRVLPFMIKGSDIIAQAPPTTERIISYVIPALHICQSLPPPSGPYVGPAVVIITTTVDQAMQCHKLVRGVGGPIGIRAAVAAGAAGSTNVQNEIAQMQRDQIHLLVGTPAKVCEVMTARGGLGGGEVRLLILDEVDQLIARNLYENVLNVVKHLPPPRGLGGALTPGGPPPFSPGLASPYDAGQHSPFNPASKTPFPNPNAAHHPSRFGAPGQGAVGPSGAGAGAVGAGAGAGAGAGGESMASAGTNGNGIERQTCLFSNTIPTDVINFSQSLQVRDPVRVLVRREGGANSQESVSSVTPGVNLKHTYVYLTITGNAQQSGVAPVSVEVGPGTIGSGRIQHGQQQGGKSSQQVSEEQTRAKEYKLDMLVKILDDYPLWQAIIHVGSFTMLEAVVYKLQTRNWETLYLTPEMPNAQKKAILQQWRLSLTGSGPRFLVVFDVNVKPPEVPWSPLVINFDLPRSVEGYAQRAAAAVPPASATGGGSGGGGGGNGGGAAGGKKGRGEGRGEGRGEGGGSQGQGQGQGQSGQVNGVIVSFVQAAGGDVEMLRSTECAYRFKSAEIPTVFHDLFQH, from the exons ATGGGCCCGCCAGCGATGTCGCCCACTCCGCCCGAGTTCGAGTCCTCCGACGCGtacctcgccctcctcgcccgCCTCGCCCGCACAGAGGCGCAGGTCTCGGCCCTCTCCGCCCAGGTAGCCACGCTCTCCGACCTCGTGCGCTCAGCAATCCCCGCCCGCACCACCAGCACCCTCCCCGCGCCCTCTCCCCCCAAGCGgcccctcttctccccctttGACTCTGACCCCCCCCTCACCGCCGCCTCGGCCTTCTCCGCCCAGCCCAGCAGCCATCGCTCCGCCACGCCCAAGACCCCCGCCGGCGCCCTCCCCGCCCAGCAAGCCGACCCGTCAATCTCCGCCCTCACACAGCAGATCACCGCCCTCTCCACCTCGGTCGCCCAGCTCCAGCGTCTGCAGCACACGCAGACACAGCAGCAGTCTCTCACCCGCCagccctcttcctccatcgcCCCACCGCTCCACCCGCAACAAccgcagcagcagcagcagcagcagcagcagcagcccGCCCAGCAGCTTGGCTCCTCTAGCCTTGGCGGCGACAGACATCCCGGGCCTTTATCCATCGGCGTGCCCCGTCTGCCGTCTGGCGGAATTGACAGTTTCCTCGGTAACAATGGCCCGCTGACAATGCCAAACTCCCAGCCGGGTGGAGCGAGCGGCGCCAACGCCTCTTCCATGCCTTTCGGCCGTGCTCCATCTCCCAACCCGAATAGACCGGGGATGAACAGATCTTTCTCCAGCTCTGTTGTCCAGGCTGACGGGAGGGGCGCCCACGGTCACGGCCATGGACATAGTCATAATGGCAGCCACGGTCATGCTCATCTATCGCCCGGCCATCTTTCGCTGGGTGCACATGGGCATCAGCATCAGCTTGGGCACGGCCATGGGCTCCACAGTCATGGGCCTAGTGCACTGGGTAGGGATTGGCCCAGTCCCGGTGGTCAGCAACAAGTCCAGTCCGGGCAGAAGGACGGGCTGACTACGCCCGGAGGAGCGGCGGCGCCCGGTGGGGGGATTGTGGTAAGTAAATGGGAGCATTTGAACTTGAAAGTCGATCTGTTGAGGTCAATCTCCAAGTATGG AATCGGTCCACCCAACAAGATCCAAACAAGAGTTTTGCCGTTTATGATTAAAGGTTCCGACATTATCGCCCAAGCTCCTCCCACTACTGAACGAATCATTTCCTA TGTCATTCCCGCGCTGCATATTTGCCAGAGtctgcctcctccttctggaCCTTATGTCGGCCCAGCGGTGGTGATCATCACCACGACCGTCGACCAAGCTATGCAATGCCATAAAC TGGTCCGAGGTGTGGGTGGACCGATAGGTATCCGCGCAGCTGTTGCAGCTGGTGCAGCGGGATCCACCAACGTCCAAAACGAAATTGCGCAAATGCAGAGAGATCAGATCCATCTCCTTGTTGGTACACCCGCCAAAGTTTGCGAGGTTATGACTGCGCGAGGTGGTctaggtggaggagaggtCAGATTGTTGATC CTTGATGAAGTCGACCAGCTCATCGCTCGAAACTTGTACGAAAACGTGTTGAACGTTGTCAAACActtgcctcctcctcgcgGCTTGGGCGGTGCGCTCACCCCTGGTGGACCACCCCCCTTCTCTCCGGGACTTGCTAGCCCATACGACGCGGGCCAGCATTCGCCGTTCAACCCTGCTAGCAAGACGCCGTTCCCGAATCCTAATGCTGCTCATCACCCTTCACGATTCGGTGCTCCTGGACAAGGTGCGGTGGGACCTTCTGGTGCAGGTGCAGGTGCGGTTGGAGCAGGAGCGGGAGcgggagcaggagcaggagggGAATCGATGGCGAGCGCCGGTACCAACGGTAACGGTATCGAACGACAAACATGTTTATTCTCCAATACCATCCCTACGGACGTGATCAACTTTTCCCAATCTCTCCAGGTGCGTGACCCTGTCCGCGTCCTCGTCCGCCGCGAAGGGGGAGCCAACTCTCAAGAATCCGTTTCCTCCGTTACACCCGGTGTCAACCTCAAACACACCTATGTCTACTTGACCATCACCGGTAACGCGCAGCAATCGGGTGTGGCACCTGTCTCTGTGGAGGTTGGTCCGGGCACGATCGGGTCCGGACGGATCCAGCACggtcaacaacaaggtGGTAAAAGCTCTCAGCAAGTGAGCGAGGAACAAACAAGAGCGAAAGAATATAAACTCGACATGCTCGTCAAAATTCTGGACGATTACCCCCTCTGGCaagccatcatccacgTCGGCAGTTTCACCATGCTCGAAGCGGTCGTCTACAAACTCCAAACCCGCAACTGGGAAACACTCTACCTCACACCAGAGATGCCAAACGCACAGAAAAAGGCAATTTTGCAACAATGGAGGCTCTCGCTTACCGGTAGCGGGCCGAGGTTTTTGGTGGTGTTTGATGTGAATGTGAAACCGCCAGAGGTGCCCTGGTCGCCGCTGGTGATCAACTTTGATTTACCGAGGAGTGTAGAAGGTTATGCGCAGAGAGCAGCGGCTGCTGTACCCCCGGCTTCTGCGACTGGTGGCggtagtggtggtggaggtggtggtaaTGGTGGAGGAGCCGCAGGGGGGAAGAAAGGTCGAGGGGAAGGTCGTGGGGAGGGAcgaggtgaaggaggaggaagccaagggcaaggacAAGGGCAGGGACAAAGTGGGCAGGTGAATGGAGTAATTGTCAGTTTTGTACAAGCTGCAGGGGGTGATGTGGAGATGCTCCGAAGTACTGAATGTGCTTATCGGTTCAAG TCTGCGGAGATTCCGACAGTGTTCCATGATCTTTTCCAGCATTAG
- a CDS encoding transaldolase, which yields MISRPELTLLEQLEAAGVKIDTDSMDPKVAANLPIKAHDMTSNQLLTNEQLKNPENKELVEKTIRELKGANWFDVQTVLTARFAKRVIPYIQGRVLAQTTPTKAFDKDAIISHARAYDKAFQAEGISRDRYCIKVPATTAGVQAAKILNEEGIRTLGTSLFSLPQAIACSQAGMLSISPYYNEVRAHVDYSLWPDVADPATQHPMSFRMRHIRETYDRLAKETGKVQPLIKGASFITAREAMALPELGADHATILVGCMEDLCSTSRLPEYRKGGEWQVRVRSELDEPNVKWATWSAPEPSVSKKRMAEMAKADPLSALMEKDWKMASTDVDYLEDGVLDKYNEEDEVTKVRLRDALELFKGGEEESRVEIERLQKLYA from the exons ATGATCTCACGACCTGAACTCACTCTTCTCGAGCAGCTTGAAGCTGCTGGAGTCAAAATTGACACAGACTCCATGGATCCCAAGGTGGCTGCGAACTTGCCTATCAAAGCCCACGATATGACCTCCAACCAGCTTTTAACCAATGAGCAGCTCAAGAATCCCGAGAACAAGGAGCTTGTGGAGAAGACGATTAGAGAACTTAAGGGCGCGAATTGGTTTGACGTCCAAACTGTTTTG ACCGCTCGATTTGCAAAGAGGGTCATCCCTTACATCCAAGGCCGTGTCCTTGCCCAAACTACTCCGACCAAGGCCTTTGACAAGGACGCCATCATTTCGCACGCTCGTGCTTACGACAAGGCATTCCAAGCTGAGGGTATTTCTCG GGATCGATACTGCATTAAAGTACCCGCCACTACTGCCGGTGTCCAGGCAGCAAAGATTCTCAACGAAGAGGGTATCAGAACCCTCGGTACctcgctcttctccctccctcAGGCTATAGCGTGCTCTCAAGCCGGCATGCTCTCCATTAGTCCCTACTACAACG AGGTGCGAGCCCATGTTGATTACAGTCTTTGGCCCGATGTGGCAGACCCTGCTACACAGCACCCCATGTCATTCCGCATGAGACACATCCGCGAAACCTATGATCGACTGGCCAAGGAGACCGGTAAAGTCCAGCCCCTCATCAAGGGGGCCTC GTTCATCACCGCACGCGAAGCCATGGCCTTGCCGGAACTTGGCGCCGACCACGCTACTATCCTTGTTGGCTGCATGGAAGACCTTTGCTCGACTTCTCGCTTGCCAGAATACCGTAAAGGCGGCGAGTGGCAGGTTCGCGTTCGCTCAGAACTCGACGAACCTAACGTCAAATGGGCCACTTGGTCTGCCCCCGAGCCCTCTGtttcgaagaagaggatggcaGAAATGGCAAAAGCAGATCCATTGAGCGCtttgatggagaaggactGGAAGATGGCCAGCACTGATGTAGACtatttggaggatggggtTTTGGATAAGTAtaatgaggaagatgaggttACCAAAGTTCGCTTGAGGGATGCTTTGGAGCTCTTCaagggtggagaggaggagtcGAGGGTTGAAATTGAAAGGTTGCAGAAACTTTATGCTTAA
- a CDS encoding RNA binding protein, variant, whose product MSAPTENVSTNGVAPETQQPAADSQTPSAPAEPNVKVYFGKIARGTSEDQLREFVESAGEVSILSIHEKTTYRGYAFFAFATYKDIESAKKAVELNGKELNGRPVIVEYGKSEEEAAVDREARIEKRKEARKARDAKKKAETVVAGATEGEVQAAEGQQEGEAKEAAPKAKKSRARKPKRRQPGEGDDEAHEDEEDASKARIDAEASDEAGEASQEKAVKPRQPRKPRVKKLQISEEDSEATIFVANLPFSVDDAALTSIFNNLSIQVKKAKVAVRTFRRGNDRRVSSKGFGFVDLEDPSQREEAVQKVDGTLVEGRNITAKVAKVMKPIEQEAAAANEESQPNALTAENIEKA is encoded by the exons ATGTCTGCTCCTACTGAGAACGTGTCCACCAACGGGGTTGCTCCCGAGACCCAGCAGCCTGCTGCTGATTCCCAGACTCCTTCTGCTCCTGCTGAGCCCAACGTCAAG GTTTACTTTGGCAAGATCGCTCGAGGC ACCAGCGAGGACCAGCTCCGAGAGTTTGTTGAGTCTGCGGGCGAGGT TTCCATCCTTTCAATCCACGAAAAGACTACCTACCGTGGCTATGCTTTTTTCGCTTTCGCTACCTATAAGGACATCGAAAGCGCGAAGAAGGCCGTCGAGCTTAACGGCAAGG AACTCAACGGCCGGCCTGTGATTGTCGAGTACGGCAAAtctgaagaggaggctgCTGTCGACCGTGAAGCTAGGATTGAGAAGCGCAAGGAGGCCAGGAAGGCGAGGGatgccaagaagaaggctgaaaCCGTTGTTGCTGGTGCCACCGAGGGTGAGGTCCAGGCTGCTGAGGGTCAACAGGAGGGTGAGGCCAAGGAGGCGGCTCCTAAAGCCAAGAAGTCTAGGGCCAGG AAGCCCAAGCGACGCCAGCCCGGAGAGGGTGACGACGAAGCTcatgaggacgaggaagacgcCTCCAAGGCTAGGATTGATGCGGAGGCTAGTGACGAGGCTGGTGAGGCTTCTCAAGAGAAGGCTGTCAAGCCTAGGCAACCCAGGAAGCCTCGAGTGAAGAAGCTCCAGATCTCCGAAGAGGACTCCGAG GCCACCATTTTTGTCGCCaatctccccttctctgTCGACGACGCCGCTCTTACCTCCATTTTCAACAATCTTTCCATTCAGGTCAAAAAGGCCAAGGTCGCTGTCAGGACCTTCAGGCGAGGCAACGACAGGAGAGTCTCTTCCAAGGGCTTCGGTTTCGTTGACCTTGAGGATCCTAGCCAGCGAGAGGAGGCTGTCCAGAAGGTTGATGGTACTTTGGTCGAGGGTAGAAACATTACTGCCAAGGTCGCCAAGGTGATGAAGCCCATTGAGCaagaagctgctgctgccaatGAAGAGAGCCAGCCTAACGCTCTCACTGCTGAGAACATCGAAAAG GCCTAG
- a CDS encoding chromosome transmission fidelity protein 1, whose translation MINQPTNSAAPSLPTPETFPFPYPKPYDIQLDLMRVVFRAIEDGKIAIVESPTGTGKSLSLLTSTLTWLSQHQARLDTAAEASLRQQFAADDPDDPPWVIEHAVKVKMNELRAVQLEREERLEKARKKEMRMRREGGVGAFRHGLGCGKRVKTGAEGMGKAKSGETKEDDFLPEDKEEDNEEGPYLSREVRELMSKFEPSGTMRKEVDEGEDDVPKVYYTSRTHTQLRQLTSELLKTSFASYDSVPESPSAEAPSHGVSLVPLGSRKQLCINEKIRALARKGGDERMNEACLDMQKSGKARCEFLPAKADEITMLDVRDTILASVKDIEDIVTMGKKSCVCPYYATRKAVKQSQIVTLPYNLLLQKNSREALGIKLKNQVVVIDEAHNLIDTLLSIHCTTLTSTNLANAMSQLQQYHQRFKTRLKSIHFLWIQQVLSLLRGLIRVCDKFIQDAKAQRKESGPVGKPKAEVLDVNTLMRRIGGGSDQVNPIELVAYLKESKLARKINGFFEHVAEQAALKDVKTSRSATARHASITAFHNVESFLLSLVDAKDDGRILLSIDDLNESEPVVVIKYVLLNPSERFKEVVEEARSVILAGGTMEPITDFLQQLFPSIPKDRLSTLSCSHVIPKENLLTQVVSVGPRKSEFEFKFGNRNDEALLTDLGAVLQATIGVVPDGVVVFLPSYAFLDKVRALWTKSGLLQRLGERKQLFYEPQTSGDVETILRDYALAISSCYATSTAGQKSRKTGALMFAVVGGKLSEGINFSDNLGRCVIMVGLPFANVSSVELQERMRYVETIPGASQGASREMYENLCMRAVNQSIGRAIRHANDYATILLVDKRYATSRIRNKLPKWIGEDVKVPQDFGGVARGVAAFFKEKKDRGLT comes from the exons ATGATAAACCAACCAACAAACTCTGCggctccttctctccctacACCAGAGAcatttcccttcccatATCCTAAGCCTTATGACATCCAGTTAGACTTGATGCGCGTCGTCTTTAGGGCCATCGAAGATGGCAAGATAGCAATT GTCGAGTCACCTACAGGAACAGGCAAATCTCTGTCCCTTTTGACGTCAACCCTCACTTGGCTATCCCAGCATCAAGCAAGACTTGACACTGCCGCCGAAGCCTCACTTCGACAACAATTTGCAGCTGACGATCCCGATGATCCACCATGGGTCATTGAACATGCTGTCAAGGTAAAGATGAATGAGCTCAGGGCTGTGCAgctggagagggaagagaggctgGAGAAAGCTaggaaaaaagagatgaggatgagaagggaAGGTGGTGTAGGAGCGTTTAGGCATGGGTTGGGATGTGGGAAGAGAGTCAAGACGGGAGCTGAGGGTATGGGAAAAGCAAAGTCGGGGGAAACtaaagaagatgatttcTTGCCCGAGgataaggaggaagatAATGAAGAAGGGCCTTATTTGTCAAGAGAGGTGCGCGAGCTGATGAGCAA ATTCGAACCTTCAGGGACCATGCGCAAAGAAGTGGACGAaggtgaggatgatgtgCCCAAG GTATACTACACTTCACGTACTCATACACAACTCCGTCAATTGACTTCCGAACTTCTCAAAACATCATTCGCCAGCTATGATTCTGTACCGGAATCTCCTTCAGCTGAAGCACCGTCACATGGTGTCAGCCTAGTCCCCTTAGGAAGTCGTAAACAGCTGTGTATAAACGAAAAGATTCGGGCATTGGCTAGAAAAGGCGGTGATGAAAGGATGAACGAAGCATGTTTGGATATGCAAAAGTCGG GTAAAGCAAGATGTGAATTCTTACCAGCAAAAGCAGACGAAATAACGATGCTTGACGTACGAGACACGATCTTA GCGTCCGTAAAAGACATTGAAGATATTGTGACGATGGGGAAGAAATCTTGTGTCTGCCCATATTATGCTACTCGAAAGGCTGTAAAGCAGAGCCAG ATTGTTACTCTACCATATAATTTGCTTCTTCAGAAAAATTCTCGTGAAGCCTTGGGCATAAAGCTCAAGAACCAAGTAGTGGTTATTGATGAAGCTCATA ATTTGATCGACACACTCCTGTCCATTCATTGCACGACTCTGACCTCAACAAATCTTGCCAACGCAATGTCCCAACTCCAGCAATATCACCAACGCTTCAAAACACGTTTAAAGTCCATACATTTCTTGTGGATTCAGCAGGTCTTGAGTTTGCTCCGAGGTCTAATCCGCGTTTGCGATAAGTTTATCCAAGACGCCAAAGCccagaggaaggaaagcgGACCGGTAGGAAAGCCCAAAGCAGAAGTTCTTGACGTAAATACTCTTATGAGGAGAATTGGGGGCGGAAGTGATCAGGTGAATCCTATAGAGCTAGTCGCTTATCTTAAGGAGAGTAAGCTGGCGAGAAAGATAAATGGTTTCTTCGAGCATGTGGCGGAGCAAGCTGCTTTGAAAG ACGTCAAGACCTCACGAAGTGCTACAGCACGGCATGCTTCGATAACGGCCTTTCACAATGTAGAATCCTTCCTGTTATCCCTCGTAGATGCGAAGGATGACGGTAGGATTCTTTTGTCCATTGATGATTTGAATGAATCAGAGCCAGTTGTTGTCATCAAATACGTCTTACTGAATCCCTCTGAGAGGTTCAAAGAAGTTGTCGAAGAAGCTAGGAGCGTAATCTTAGCTGGAGGTACAATGGAGCCT ATAACAGACTTCTTGCAACAACTCTTCCCTTCTATACCTAAAGACCGCCTCTCGACTCTTTCCTGCTCACATGTCATACCCAAAGAGAATCTTCTCACTCAAGTCGTCAGTGTGGGTCCGAGAAAAAGCGAATTTGAGTTCAAGTTCGGTAACAGGAATGATGAGGCTTTG TTAACCGATCTGGGAGCAGTCTTACAAGCTACAATAGGTGTGGTACCAGACGGCGTCGTTGTCTTCCTCCCGTCGTACGCTTTCTTGGATAAAGTGAGAGCTCTCTGGACGAAATCGGGATTGTTGCAAAGGTTAGGTGAGCGTAAACAG TTGTTCTATGAGCCTCAAACGTCTGGTGATGTTGAAACTATTCTTCGTGATTATGCTCTGGCTATCTCATCT TGTTATGCGACATCTACCGCTGGTCAAAAGTCTCGTAAGACAGGTGCGCTTATGTTTGCGGTCGTCGGGGGTAAACTTTCAGAAG GTATTAACTTTTCGGACAATCTTGGCCGCTGTGTCATCATGGTTGGCCTTCCGTTCGCCAATGTCAGCTCAGTCGAACTCCAGGAGCGTATGAGATACGTCGAAACTATCCCGGGTGCCAGCCAAGGGGCTTCCAGGGAAATGTACGAGAATCTGTGTATGAGAGCCGTCAATCAATCCATCG GCCGAGCCATCAGACATGCCAATGACTATGCCACAATTCTACTCGTCGATAAACGTTACGCGACTTCTCGTATCCGTAACAAACTTCCGAAATGGATTGGGGAAGACGTAAAGGTGCCGCAAGACTTTGGAGGAGTTGCCAGAGGGGTGGCAGCATTtttcaaggaaaagaaggacagGGGACTTACATAA